The following are from one region of the Stanieria cyanosphaera PCC 7437 genome:
- a CDS encoding ribonuclease R family protein — MDFSIATILAQFVDDKLVAAKNLEKKLGCEDEESIQKLQIALDALEKIGILTKERGKYRRLYENDVVEAKLRCSSKGFCFAIQDEENADDIYVRESHLSNAWNGDRVLIKIIKEGSRRRSPEGEVKLILERANPSLLATVNAVDSSYRATPLDDRLLFELDLKQNGQDLAEAVEHLVHVSVLRYPIGQYPPLGKVTKILGSDAEEASDVDIVSCKHDLVQNFTESALKAASSLPTRIPAAEIKKRLDLRDKLTVAIEPETEEDNPWIENALTLEKTDNDNWQLGIHIADVAHYIEQDSPLDRAGKKRVTAINLRKKILPMLPEQVAKVCSLIPGKDRLTISVLIEINNQGEVVEYSIKPSVVKVDHKITYNQVQSLLGEKAEEDEKSAALGNLFNELFFNVSPLIKAQRLQRGGFEIATPEIYNLYKDEGRLGVILTSSTLPVRSLLTELMVLVGRLVAQHLQALQVPGIYCTQPEPDVDELEDLLKLGSNLQLRLDLDAEGDVTPQDYQALTQEFSKSPEAMVLNYILQGTFKPVKYSTKPAAHFGLAYSDGYTHCISPGQRYVDLLIQRILKTVFEYGRDRRHSRAKTGVDLFSSSSHGEINWNVLPPQMQEEMETELHAVIPHLNDREKLAEDAEKDLDGLKKAEKMKERTGKIFEGLITGVQSYGFFVEIEDLLVEGLVHVSSLKDDWYEYRSRHSCLVGRKNRIAYRLGDRVEVEVKSVDYYRQQIDLVTVGGGSTASNADLEEE; from the coding sequence ATGGATTTTTCAATCGCTACAATTCTGGCTCAATTTGTAGATGACAAATTAGTCGCAGCAAAGAATCTAGAAAAAAAACTAGGTTGCGAGGATGAGGAAAGTATTCAAAAATTACAAATTGCTTTGGATGCTTTAGAAAAAATTGGGATTTTAACCAAAGAAAGAGGAAAATATCGTCGCTTATACGAAAATGATGTAGTAGAAGCCAAACTACGTTGTTCGAGTAAAGGATTTTGTTTTGCGATTCAAGATGAAGAAAATGCTGATGACATCTATGTCAGGGAAAGTCATTTAAGTAATGCTTGGAATGGCGATCGCGTCTTGATTAAAATTATTAAAGAAGGTAGTCGTCGTCGTTCTCCTGAAGGAGAAGTCAAGTTAATTTTAGAAAGAGCTAATCCTTCTTTACTGGCTACAGTTAATGCTGTTGACAGTAGTTATCGTGCTACACCGCTTGATGATCGTTTATTATTTGAATTAGATCTCAAGCAAAATGGACAAGATTTGGCGGAAGCTGTTGAACATCTAGTTCATGTTTCAGTTTTGCGTTATCCCATCGGACAGTATCCTCCTTTAGGAAAAGTTACCAAAATTCTGGGTAGTGATGCGGAGGAAGCTTCGGATGTTGATATTGTTTCTTGTAAACACGATTTAGTTCAAAATTTTACCGAGTCAGCACTAAAAGCAGCATCCTCTTTACCAACCAGAATTCCTGCTGCTGAGATTAAAAAACGATTAGATCTGCGGGATAAATTAACTGTTGCGATCGAACCAGAGACGGAAGAGGACAATCCTTGGATTGAAAATGCTTTAACTTTAGAAAAAACGGACAATGATAATTGGCAATTAGGAATTCATATTGCTGATGTGGCTCATTATATCGAACAGGATTCTCCTTTAGACCGCGCAGGTAAAAAACGGGTTACCGCAATTAACCTACGAAAAAAAATCTTACCCATGCTGCCCGAACAAGTAGCGAAAGTGTGTTCTTTAATCCCAGGTAAAGATCGTTTAACTATTTCTGTTTTAATTGAAATTAATAATCAAGGGGAAGTAGTCGAATATTCGATTAAACCTTCGGTAGTTAAAGTCGATCATAAAATTACTTATAATCAAGTACAGTCTTTACTAGGAGAAAAAGCTGAAGAAGATGAAAAATCAGCAGCTTTAGGCAATCTTTTTAACGAACTATTTTTTAATGTAAGTCCTTTAATTAAAGCACAAAGATTACAAAGAGGAGGGTTTGAAATTGCTACTCCTGAAATTTACAATCTATATAAAGATGAAGGTAGATTGGGAGTGATCTTAACTTCTTCTACCTTACCTGTTCGTTCTTTATTAACTGAATTAATGGTTTTAGTAGGTAGATTAGTTGCCCAACATCTCCAAGCTTTACAAGTACCAGGAATTTATTGTACTCAACCAGAACCAGATGTTGATGAGTTGGAAGATTTACTCAAACTAGGCAGCAATTTACAACTACGCTTAGATTTAGATGCCGAAGGAGATGTTACGCCCCAAGATTATCAAGCTTTAACTCAAGAATTTAGCAAGTCTCCCGAAGCAATGGTACTCAACTACATTTTGCAAGGAACATTTAAACCAGTTAAATATAGCACTAAACCTGCTGCTCATTTTGGTTTAGCTTATAGTGATGGTTATACTCACTGCATTTCTCCTGGACAAAGATATGTCGATCTTTTGATTCAAAGAATTCTCAAAACCGTCTTTGAATACGGCCGCGATCGCCGTCATAGTCGAGCTAAAACTGGTGTAGATTTATTTAGTAGCAGCAGTCATGGTGAAATTAATTGGAATGTTTTACCACCTCAGATGCAAGAGGAAATGGAAACTGAATTACACGCCGTAATTCCTCATCTCAATGACCGCGAAAAACTAGCCGAAGATGCAGAAAAAGACTTAGATGGTTTGAAAAAAGCCGAGAAAATGAAAGAAAGAACTGGTAAAATTTTTGAAGGTTTAATTACAGGCGTACAATCCTACGGATTTTTTGTAGAAATTGAAGACTTATTAGTAGAAGGATTAGTTCACGTCAGTTCTCTCAAAGATGATTGGTACGAATATCGTTCTCGTCACAGTTGTTTAGTCGGCAGAAAAAACCGCATTGCTTATCGTTTGGGCGATCGCGTAGAAGTAGAGGTGAAAAGCGTTGATTATTACCGTCAGCAAATCGATTTAGTTACTGTTGGTGGTGGTTCAACTGCCAGTAATGCCGATTTAGAAGAAGAATAG